From Pseudomonas sp. CCI4.2, one genomic window encodes:
- a CDS encoding alpha-xenorhabdolysin family binary toxin subunit A, with product MNQAAYDDDAKDFIDDAINAPKIFINASAGRAENSTRGKGVALTKAELVQLRLYEIAGLQLPTDLKGVENYLNFETYAGPGLLLENFQHTFTIVHNHAKRWNPICVKIKAVGSELKVFAGHIVLFGKAIANAIDEIKGNQRLSDLGIDTVEDLMRVQAELGPDFPDIGFDSADKEAANDFGHFVKQMLKKVEQKQKDAQEINQLLFDFGNDLSLTVRPEIHQRLQAISNTPLTAEIKSLAGVIEQRALDIDEKTKEYKKAVEDSLKAASSLNVYGLGMAIYIGVEAEKIRTERNRLKALQEIDIGTLGIKDRTLYNLNRVKLDMQDLELLVIDADTATKNLITVWNAMSIYANKSLEEANEIDDAMKARLFAAHFGFVVEPWVSIGKDADALLDVFREADDEIKSLGLNNN from the coding sequence ATGAATCAAGCAGCTTATGACGATGACGCTAAAGACTTTATAGACGATGCCATTAACGCGCCTAAGATTTTTATCAACGCCTCCGCTGGCCGCGCAGAAAACAGCACCCGAGGAAAGGGTGTTGCGCTGACTAAAGCTGAACTTGTTCAGCTTCGTCTCTATGAAATCGCAGGATTGCAGCTGCCCACTGACCTCAAGGGTGTAGAGAACTACCTCAATTTTGAAACCTATGCGGGCCCGGGATTACTCCTGGAAAACTTTCAACACACGTTTACCATTGTCCACAACCACGCGAAACGCTGGAACCCTATTTGTGTAAAGATCAAAGCAGTAGGCAGTGAACTTAAAGTGTTTGCTGGGCATATTGTGCTGTTCGGCAAAGCCATTGCAAACGCCATTGATGAAATCAAAGGTAATCAGCGCCTCTCTGACCTCGGCATTGATACCGTCGAAGACCTGATGCGAGTGCAAGCAGAACTGGGCCCTGACTTCCCGGACATTGGCTTCGACAGTGCGGACAAAGAAGCCGCAAACGATTTTGGCCACTTTGTTAAGCAGATGTTAAAAAAAGTCGAACAGAAACAAAAAGACGCCCAAGAAATCAACCAGCTGCTGTTCGATTTTGGTAATGATCTCTCTCTAACCGTTCGCCCGGAAATTCATCAACGACTGCAAGCCATCAGCAACACACCTCTTACGGCGGAAATCAAATCCCTGGCTGGGGTGATAGAACAACGAGCACTCGACATTGATGAGAAAACAAAAGAATACAAGAAAGCAGTCGAGGATTCATTGAAAGCAGCGTCTTCTTTGAATGTCTATGGTCTGGGCATGGCTATTTACATAGGCGTTGAAGCTGAAAAAATCCGAACAGAAAGAAATCGCCTTAAAGCCTTGCAGGAAATCGACATTGGAACTCTAGGAATAAAAGACAGGACACTGTACAACTTGAACAGAGTCAAGCTTGATATGCAAGACCTTGAGTTACTGGTAATCGATGCTGACACCGCCACTAAGAATTTGATCACCGTTTGGAACGCGATGTCGATCTATGCAAATAAATCGCTGGAAGAAGCTAACGAAATCGACGACGCAATGAAAGCCCGTTTATTTGCGGCGCACTTCGGCTTCGTCGTAGAACCCTGGGTATCAATTGGCAAAGACGCTGACGCATTACTGGATGTATTCCGGGAAGCGGATGATGAAATCAAATCTTTAGGCCTTAATAACAACTGA
- a CDS encoding alpha-xenorhabdolysin family binary toxin subunit B, which produces MITKTNVVTMKQNAEFDDPQLEVMNGSTEQMRDARAIAEVAALNTNYLPSLLAKSRGWCEVVIGSRSTLENSCQAIAIELDLAVSRVRSYQEELAQMDDEEDQEDAVSGGNARLARAIKATGEEASKLASALSNMSDHFDPAKTKAYWLEFASGNEQLIADIQQLTEARDVFSAQRKVITNAMATLEAVGLMSIGEDAILTAEKIAGMGMQPPKMALVQMALDQMKKTLADAQAAFSYLSMVAERDGLRKKIDAKSDAITVLEKSNLLVIERMKFLTAVHTMDEQRKLYRAEFKKVVSSVNLFLTINAAATMEDADASLQFINNASQLVSYLSAIR; this is translated from the coding sequence ATGATCACTAAAACGAACGTCGTTACAATGAAACAAAACGCAGAATTTGACGATCCACAACTGGAGGTTATGAACGGCAGTACCGAACAGATGAGGGACGCGCGGGCAATCGCTGAAGTAGCGGCTTTAAACACAAATTACCTGCCTAGCCTGCTTGCCAAATCCCGAGGATGGTGCGAAGTGGTGATCGGCTCCCGTAGCACCCTCGAAAATAGCTGCCAAGCCATCGCCATAGAACTCGATCTTGCCGTATCAAGGGTGCGCAGCTACCAAGAAGAACTGGCGCAAATGGACGACGAGGAGGACCAAGAGGACGCCGTAAGCGGTGGAAACGCCCGCCTGGCGAGGGCCATTAAAGCAACCGGTGAAGAGGCCAGCAAACTGGCATCAGCCTTGAGCAACATGAGTGACCACTTTGACCCGGCCAAGACAAAGGCCTACTGGTTGGAGTTTGCAAGCGGGAACGAACAATTGATCGCTGACATTCAGCAACTCACTGAAGCACGTGACGTGTTTTCCGCACAGCGTAAAGTCATTACCAATGCCATGGCAACGCTTGAGGCCGTCGGCCTTATGAGCATCGGCGAAGATGCCATTTTGACGGCGGAAAAAATCGCCGGTATGGGCATGCAACCACCGAAAATGGCACTGGTACAAATGGCCCTCGACCAAATGAAAAAAACGTTAGCTGATGCACAGGCTGCGTTTAGCTACTTGTCGATGGTCGCCGAGCGTGATGGACTACGAAAAAAGATTGACGCTAAATCTGACGCTATTACCGTCCTCGAAAAAAGTAACCTTTTGGTCATAGAGCGCATGAAGTTTCTCACCGCGGTTCATACCATGGACGAACAACGTAAGCTCTACCGCGCCGAGTTCAAAAAAGTTGTTTCTTCGGTCAACCTGTTCTTGACGATTAACGCGGCGGCGACGATGGAGGACGCTGACGCTTCCCTTCAGTTTATTAATAACGCATCGCAGCTAGTGAGCTACCTTAGCGCGATTCGATAG
- a CDS encoding type III PLP-dependent enzyme gives MIKVEDYFELTTFNKMKAFADQHETPFVVIDTAMIDKAYDDLRAGFDFAKIYYAVKANPAVEIINLLKDKGSSFDIASIYELDKVMGEGVTPDRMSYGNTIKKSKDIRYFYEKGVRLFATDSEADLRNIAKAAPGSKVYVRILTEGSTTADWPLSRKFGCQTDMAMDLLILARELGLVPYGISFHVGSQQRDISVWDAAIAKVKVIFERLKEEDGIILKLINMGGGFPANYITRTNSLETYAEEIIRFLKEDFGDDLPEIILEPGRSLIANAGILVSEVVLVARKSRTAVERWVYTDVGKFSGLIETMDEAIKFPIWTEKKGEMEEVVIAGPTCDSADIMYENYKYGLPLNLAIGDRLYWLSTGAYTTSYSAVEFNGFPPLKSFYV, from the coding sequence ATGATCAAAGTCGAAGACTATTTTGAGCTCACCACCTTCAACAAAATGAAGGCGTTTGCCGATCAGCATGAAACCCCATTCGTGGTCATTGACACTGCGATGATCGACAAGGCCTACGATGACCTGCGCGCAGGCTTCGATTTCGCCAAGATCTATTACGCCGTCAAAGCCAACCCAGCGGTTGAAATCATCAACCTGCTTAAGGACAAGGGCTCCAGCTTCGATATCGCTTCGATCTACGAGCTGGATAAAGTCATGGGCGAGGGCGTAACGCCTGATCGCATGAGCTACGGCAACACCATCAAGAAATCCAAGGACATTCGGTACTTTTACGAGAAGGGCGTGCGGTTGTTTGCCACCGACTCTGAAGCCGACCTGCGCAACATCGCCAAGGCGGCGCCGGGCTCCAAAGTTTACGTCCGTATTCTTACCGAAGGTTCGACCACTGCTGATTGGCCGTTGTCGCGCAAGTTCGGCTGCCAGACCGACATGGCCATGGACCTGCTGATCCTCGCACGTGAGTTGGGCTTGGTACCTTACGGCATCTCGTTCCACGTGGGTTCGCAACAGCGAGACATCAGCGTGTGGGACGCAGCCATTGCCAAGGTCAAAGTGATCTTTGAGCGTCTGAAAGAAGAAGACGGCATCATCCTCAAACTGATCAATATGGGTGGCGGCTTCCCGGCCAACTACATCACCCGCACCAACAGCCTGGAAACCTACGCCGAAGAAATTATTCGCTTTCTCAAGGAAGACTTCGGCGACGACCTGCCGGAAATCATCTTGGAACCGGGTCGTTCGTTGATTGCCAACGCCGGTATTCTGGTCAGCGAAGTGGTGTTGGTCGCGCGTAAATCGCGCACTGCCGTTGAGCGATGGGTGTACACGGATGTGGGCAAATTCTCCGGCTTGATTGAAACCATGGACGAAGCGATCAAGTTTCCGATCTGGACCGAGAAGAAGGGCGAAATGGAAGAAGTGGTGATCGCTGGTCCTACCTGCGACAGCGCCGACATCATGTACGAGAACTACAAGTATGGCCTGCCGTTAAACTTGGCGATTGGCGATCGTTTGTATTGGTTGTCCACGGGCGCGTATACCACAAGCTATAGCGCCGTAGAATTCAATGGCTTTCCACCCTTGAAATCGTTTTACGTCTGA
- a CDS encoding ABC transporter ATP-binding protein (Members of the family are the ATP-binding subunit of ABC transporters for substrates such as betaine, L-proline or other amino acids, choline, carnitine, etc. The substrate specificity is best determined from the substrate-binding subunit, rather than this subunit, as it interacts with the permease subunit and not with substrate directly.): protein MIELQNLTKTFHTNGKDVTAVDSVSLTVNEGEICVFLGPSGCGKSTTLKMINRLIMPTSGTVLINGEDTSGLDEVTLRRNIGYVIQQIGLFPNMTIEENITIVPRLLGWDKQKCRDRAIELMAMVKLEPKQYLSRYPRELSGGQQQRIGVIRALAADAPLLLMDEPFGAVDPINRESIQNEFFEMQRALNKTVIMVSHDIDEAIKLGDKIAIFRGGKLIQVDHPDTLLAHPADDFVKSFVGQDSTLKRLLLVKAEDAADNAPSVSPETPVAEALELMDELDRRYVVVTDAENKGLGYVRRRDLHRQTGTCAQFLLEFNATAAFDEHLRILLSRMYEFNRSWLPVLDAQNVFLGEVTQESIAEYLSSGKSRGGKTSIVSPAELVAEA, encoded by the coding sequence ATGATCGAGCTGCAGAACCTGACCAAGACTTTTCACACCAACGGCAAAGACGTCACCGCCGTGGATTCAGTGAGCCTGACCGTCAACGAGGGCGAAATTTGCGTGTTCCTCGGGCCGTCGGGTTGCGGCAAGAGCACCACGCTGAAAATGATTAACCGTTTGATCATGCCAACCTCCGGCACGGTGCTGATCAACGGCGAAGACACCAGCGGTCTGGACGAAGTGACCCTGCGCCGTAATATCGGCTACGTCATTCAGCAGATCGGCCTGTTTCCGAACATGACCATCGAAGAAAACATCACCATCGTTCCGCGCTTGTTGGGGTGGGACAAACAGAAGTGCCGCGACCGCGCTATCGAATTAATGGCGATGGTCAAGCTTGAGCCCAAGCAGTACCTGAGCCGCTACCCGCGAGAATTGTCCGGCGGTCAGCAACAACGGATCGGCGTGATCCGCGCCTTGGCCGCAGACGCGCCACTGTTGTTGATGGATGAGCCGTTCGGCGCGGTTGACCCGATCAACCGTGAGTCGATTCAAAATGAGTTCTTCGAGATGCAGCGGGCGCTAAACAAGACCGTGATCATGGTTAGCCACGACATCGACGAAGCAATAAAGCTCGGCGACAAAATCGCGATTTTTCGTGGCGGCAAACTAATTCAGGTCGACCACCCCGACACCTTACTGGCACACCCGGCAGATGACTTTGTAAAAAGCTTCGTTGGCCAGGACAGCACCCTCAAGCGTCTGTTGTTGGTAAAAGCCGAAGACGCGGCGGACAACGCGCCGTCGGTCAGCCCTGAAACTCCGGTCGCCGAAGCGTTGGAACTGATGGACGAGCTTGACCGCCGTTACGTGGTAGTCACCGATGCCGAAAACAAAGGCCTTGGTTACGTTCGCCGTCGCGACTTGCATCGTCAAACCGGCACCTGCGCGCAATTCTTGCTTGAGTTCAATGCCACGGCTGCTTTCGATGAGCATCTGCGGATTCTGCTGTCGCGCATGTACGAATTTAATCGTTCCTGGTTACCGGTATTAGATGCGCAGAACGTTTTCCTGGGCGAAGTCACGCAGGAGTCGATTGCCGAGTACCTGAGCTCCGGCAAATCCCGTGGGGGTAAAACCAGCATCGTTTCGCCGGCTGAGTTGGTCGCTGAAGCCTAG
- a CDS encoding ABC transporter permease: MNILNTFSHLDWSLILHLTLQHITLVGVAVTLAIIVGVPLGVVMTRFPTLAGPLQAGATVLLTVPSIALFGLLLPFYSKFGQGLGPMPAITAVFLYSLLPIMRNTYLALTGVEPGIREAAKGIGMTFSQRLRMVELPIAVPVILAGVRTAVVMNIGVMTIAATIGAGGLGVLILASISRSDMSMLIVGAVLVSLLAIFADLLLQWLQRTLTPKGLLK, translated from the coding sequence ATGAACATCTTGAACACCTTCTCCCATCTGGACTGGTCGCTGATCCTGCACCTGACTTTGCAGCACATCACGTTAGTCGGCGTGGCGGTGACCTTGGCGATTATTGTCGGCGTGCCGCTGGGCGTCGTGATGACCCGCTTCCCGACGCTGGCCGGACCGCTGCAAGCCGGCGCTACCGTACTGCTGACGGTGCCGTCGATAGCACTGTTTGGTCTGTTATTGCCGTTCTATTCAAAATTCGGCCAAGGGCTGGGCCCGATGCCGGCGATCACCGCCGTATTTCTGTACTCACTGCTGCCGATCATGCGCAACACCTATTTGGCACTAACTGGCGTCGAGCCGGGCATCCGCGAAGCCGCCAAAGGCATCGGCATGACTTTCAGCCAGCGCTTGCGCATGGTTGAGCTGCCGATTGCGGTCCCAGTGATCCTCGCTGGGGTGCGCACGGCCGTGGTGATGAACATTGGTGTCATGACCATCGCCGCCACCATTGGCGCGGGCGGTTTGGGTGTACTTATTCTTGCTTCAATCAGCCGCAGCGATATGTCGATGCTAATCGTGGGCGCGGTATTGGTCAGTCTTCTGGCCATCTTCGCCGACCTGCTTCTGCAATGGCTGCAACGCACGCTGACTCCAAAAGGATTACTGAAATGA
- a CDS encoding glycine betaine ABC transporter substrate-binding protein gives MKKSCLFIGFALLLSGLASAADKPVIRIGARVFTEQTILAEITAQYLRAKGYEVQVTGGLGSNLARSAQESGQLDMLWEYTGVSLVSYNHVAEKLDSEQSYARVKALDLKKGLVWLAPSKFSNTYALALPKKIADKYPQINSISDLTKVLKDEAKEDHIVALDTEFANRSDGLVGMVKDYGMNLNRENTRQMDAGLVYTALRNGQVFAGLVYTTDGRLNAFHLKVLADDKHYFPDYTAAPVIRKDYLDAHPDLAAQLKPLAELLDDDTMRALNARVDVDHDSPSLVAADFLREHPLN, from the coding sequence ATGAAAAAATCATGCTTATTCATAGGCTTTGCCTTGTTGCTCTCAGGTTTGGCCAGCGCCGCTGACAAACCGGTGATTCGTATCGGAGCTCGGGTATTTACTGAGCAAACGATCCTTGCGGAAATCACCGCGCAGTACCTCAGGGCCAAGGGTTATGAAGTCCAGGTTACCGGCGGGCTGGGCAGTAACCTGGCACGTAGCGCTCAGGAAAGTGGCCAATTGGACATGCTCTGGGAATACACCGGTGTGTCGTTGGTGTCTTACAACCACGTCGCTGAAAAACTCGACAGCGAGCAATCCTATGCACGGGTGAAAGCGCTGGACCTGAAGAAGGGTCTGGTTTGGCTGGCACCGTCCAAGTTCAGCAATACCTACGCGCTGGCATTGCCGAAAAAAATTGCCGACAAATACCCCCAGATAAACAGCATCAGCGACCTGACCAAGGTCTTGAAAGACGAGGCGAAGGAAGATCATATCGTTGCGCTGGATACCGAGTTCGCTAACCGCTCCGACGGCTTGGTCGGCATGGTCAAGGACTACGGCATGAACCTGAACCGGGAGAACACCCGTCAGATGGACGCCGGGCTGGTCTACACCGCGCTGCGTAATGGCCAGGTGTTCGCCGGATTGGTCTACACCACCGACGGTCGTCTGAACGCGTTTCACCTCAAGGTGCTCGCCGACGACAAGCACTATTTCCCGGATTACACCGCGGCCCCGGTGATCCGCAAGGATTACCTCGACGCTCACCCGGACCTGGCTGCGCAGCTCAAACCGCTGGCGGAACTGTTAGACGACGACACCATGCGTGCGTTGAACGCTCGGGTGGATGTGGACCACGACAGTCCCTCCCTCGTTGCCGCAGATTTTCTGCGCGAACACCCACTTAACTGA
- a CDS encoding ABC transporter permease: protein MANRYGKGLLGGAVVIALLALLVHWIGISTIVKYQDDLWFYLQAHLILVVVSMLAALVVGIPAGIVLSRPSMVRSAERFMQVFNIGNTVPPLAVLAIALGILGIGSGPAIFALFLASLLPIVRNTYEGLKNVQSSLKEAAVGIGMTPRQVLLRVELPNAVPIIIGGVRVSLAINVGTAPLAFLIGANSLGSLIFPGIALNNQPQLLLGAACTALLALLLDGVVTLASRIWLERGLAR, encoded by the coding sequence GTGGCTAATCGCTATGGCAAGGGGCTATTGGGAGGTGCAGTTGTTATTGCGCTTCTGGCCCTGCTGGTCCATTGGATCGGCATCAGTACCATCGTAAAGTACCAAGACGACCTGTGGTTCTACCTGCAAGCGCATTTGATTTTGGTCGTGGTTTCAATGTTGGCGGCACTGGTGGTCGGTATACCGGCCGGTATTGTCCTCAGCCGACCGAGCATGGTTCGTAGCGCTGAACGCTTCATGCAAGTTTTCAATATTGGCAACACCGTTCCTCCTCTCGCCGTGTTGGCCATTGCCCTTGGGATCCTCGGCATTGGCAGCGGACCCGCCATCTTCGCGCTGTTCCTCGCCTCGTTGTTGCCCATTGTGCGCAACACTTATGAAGGCCTGAAAAACGTTCAAAGCTCACTCAAGGAAGCGGCCGTCGGAATTGGCATGACACCGCGCCAAGTGCTGTTGCGCGTTGAGCTGCCCAATGCCGTGCCGATCATTATCGGTGGCGTGCGGGTCTCGCTGGCAATCAACGTCGGCACTGCGCCGCTGGCGTTTTTGATTGGCGCGAACAGTCTGGGCAGCCTGATTTTTCCCGGCATTGCGCTGAACAATCAGCCGCAACTATTACTCGGTGCGGCCTGTACCGCTTTGCTCGCGCTATTGCTTGACGGTGTGGTGACGCTAGCCAGCCGTATCTGGCTGGAACGCGGCCTGGCCCGCTGA
- a CDS encoding peptide chain release factor 3, giving the protein MTNQAAEVAKRRTFAIISHPDAGKTTITEKLLLMGKAISIAGTVKSRKSDRHATSDWMEMEKQRGISITTSVMQFPYRDHMINLLDTPGHEDFSEDTYRTLTAVDSALMVLDGGKGVEPRTIALMDVCRLRDTPIVSFINKLDRDIRDPIELLDEIEAVLKIKAAPITWPIGCYRDFKGVYHLADDYIIVYTAGHGHERTDVKIIEKLDSDEARAHLGDEYNRFCDQLELVQGACHEFNQQEFLDGQLTPVFFGTALGNFGVDHVLDAVVNWAPQPLARVANERTVEPNEEKFSGFIFKIQANMDPKHRDRIAFMRVCSGRYDKGMKMRHVRLGKEVRIGDALTFFSSEREQLEEAFAGDIIGLHNHGTIQIGDTFTEGENLGFTGIPHFAPELFRRVRLKDPLKSKQLRQGLQQLAEEGATQVFFPTRSNDIILGAVGVLQFDVVASRLKEEYKVECAYEPITVWSARWIDCSDKKKLEEFQIKAVENLAVDGGGHLTYLAPTRVNLALMEERWPDVKFRATREHH; this is encoded by the coding sequence ATGACCAACCAGGCCGCCGAAGTCGCGAAACGCCGCACCTTCGCCATCATTTCCCACCCGGATGCGGGCAAGACCACCATCACGGAAAAACTGCTGTTGATGGGCAAGGCGATTTCCATCGCGGGCACGGTGAAATCTCGTAAGTCCGACCGCCATGCGACGTCTGACTGGATGGAGATGGAAAAGCAACGCGGCATTTCCATCACCACGTCGGTCATGCAGTTTCCGTATCGCGATCACATGATCAACCTGCTCGACACCCCGGGCCACGAAGACTTCTCCGAAGACACTTACCGTACCCTGACCGCAGTGGATTCAGCACTGATGGTGCTCGACGGCGGTAAAGGCGTCGAGCCACGGACCATCGCCTTGATGGACGTTTGCCGTCTGCGTGACACGCCTATTGTCAGCTTCATCAATAAGCTCGACCGCGACATCCGCGACCCGATCGAACTGCTCGACGAAATAGAAGCAGTCCTCAAGATCAAGGCGGCGCCGATCACCTGGCCGATTGGTTGCTACCGCGATTTCAAGGGTGTTTATCACCTGGCCGACGATTACATCATTGTGTACACCGCCGGTCATGGCCATGAGCGCACCGACGTCAAAATCATTGAAAAGCTCGATTCCGACGAAGCCCGCGCCCACTTGGGTGACGAGTACAACCGCTTCTGCGATCAGTTGGAACTGGTGCAAGGCGCCTGTCACGAATTCAACCAACAGGAATTCCTCGACGGCCAACTGACGCCAGTGTTCTTCGGTACAGCGCTGGGTAACTTCGGGGTTGATCACGTGCTTGATGCGGTGGTGAACTGGGCGCCACAACCGTTGGCCCGTGTCGCCAACGAGCGCACCGTGGAGCCGAACGAAGAGAAATTCAGCGGCTTTATTTTCAAGATCCAGGCAAATATGGACCCCAAGCACCGCGACCGTATCGCGTTTATGCGCGTGTGTTCCGGCCGTTATGACAAGGGCATGAAAATGCGCCATGTGCGTTTGGGCAAAGAAGTGCGGATCGGCGACGCGCTGACGTTTTTCTCCTCCGAGCGTGAGCAGTTGGAAGAAGCCTTTGCCGGCGACATTATCGGTTTGCACAACCATGGCACGATCCAGATTGGCGACACCTTCACCGAAGGCGAAAACCTGGGCTTCACTGGCATCCCGCACTTCGCCCCGGAACTGTTCCGCCGCGTACGCCTGAAGGACCCGCTGAAGTCCAAGCAGTTGCGTCAGGGCTTGCAACAACTGGCCGAAGAAGGCGCCACTCAGGTGTTCTTCCCGACGCGCAGCAACGACATCATTCTCGGCGCCGTCGGTGTGCTGCAGTTCGATGTGGTCGCGAGCCGTTTGAAGGAAGAATACAAAGTCGAATGCGCTTACGAGCCAATCACCGTGTGGTCAGCGCGCTGGATCGATTGCAGCGATAAGAAGAAGCTGGAAGAGTTTCAGATCAAAGCCGTGGAAAACCTGGCGGTTGATGGCGGCGGTCACTTGACCTACCTGGCACCGACCCGCGTTAACCTGGCATTGATGGAAGAACGCTGGCCCGATGTGAAATTCCGCGCGACTCGCGAGCATCATTAA